One stretch of Rattus norvegicus strain BN/NHsdMcwi chromosome 12, GRCr8, whole genome shotgun sequence DNA includes these proteins:
- the Cd209cl2 gene encoding CD209 antigen-like protein C: MSNSKKVRELKTSGIRSSSKGSGLQPSFELYRFSVVSVSSSQSEEHIYTEVTEVKPKIGCVRHGLVPLVLQLLFFTLFSGVLVTFLLQVPKVPCTKDQEEIYKKLTQLKTRIDLLCRPCSWDWMLFHGNCYFFSITKHNWNDSLTACKEVGAQLIIIESDEEQTFLQKMCKSIGNLWIGLSDIKEEGSWQWVDGSPLSLSFKNKYWTPWETKNASEKDCVELTNDGWNDNNCTLKNFWICKKSSISCFKN, translated from the exons ATGAGTAACTCCAAGAAAGTCAGG GAATTGAAGACCAGTGGCATCAGATCTTCCTCTAAGGGCTCTGGGCTCCAGCCAAGTTTTGAACTTTATAGATTTTCAG tTGTCAGTGTCTCCAGTTCCCAGAGTGAAGAGCATATCTATACTGAAGTGACAGAGGTAAAACCTAAAATTG GGTGTGTGAGACATGGCCTTGTTCCCTTGGTGCTGCAGCTGcttttcttcactctcttctctgggGTCCTTGTGACATTTCTTCTCCAAG TTCCAAAGGTGCCCTGCACCAAGGATCAGGAGGAAATCTACAAGAAACTCACACAACTGAAGACTCGAATAG ACCTCCTATGTCGTCCCTGCTCCTGGGACTGGATGCTTTTCCATGGAAATTGTTACTTCTTCTCCATAACTAAACATAACTGGAATGATTCTCTCACTGCTTGCAAGGAAGTAGGGGCACAACTCATCATCATTGAAAGTGATGAGGAGCAG ACCTTTCTACAGAAGATGTGTAAGAGTATAGGAAATCTCTGGATTGGGCTCTCAGACATAAAAGAGGAAGGCTCATGGCAGTGGGTGGATGGTTCACCTCTGTCACTAAG ctttaaaaacaaatattggaCCCCGTGGGAAACCAAAAATGCTTCAGAGAAAGACTGTGTAGAGCTGACAAATGATGGCTGGAATGACAACAATTGTACATTGAAGAATTTCTGGATCTGCAAGAAATCGTCAATATCGTGCTTCAAAAATTGA